From Pseudomonas sp. B21-028, one genomic window encodes:
- a CDS encoding 5-carboxymethyl-2-hydroxymuconate Delta-isomerase — protein MPHLHIEYTANLPELNADVALLRLNNALVASGQFAETDIKSRAVKVEHFRVGTGLGERGFVHVQLALLSGRSPEIKKQLGESLLTVIQDLGPWPAGVSVQFSVEIVDMDRGCYAKAILDN, from the coding sequence ATGCCTCACCTGCACATCGAGTACACCGCCAACCTGCCCGAGCTGAACGCCGACGTCGCTTTGCTGCGCTTGAACAACGCGTTGGTGGCGTCCGGTCAGTTCGCGGAGACGGACATCAAGAGCCGGGCCGTGAAGGTCGAACATTTCCGGGTGGGCACCGGTTTGGGCGAGCGTGGTTTCGTGCACGTGCAGCTGGCGTTGTTGAGTGGTCGTTCGCCGGAAATCAAGAAGCAGCTGGGAGAAAGCCTGTTGACCGTGATCCAGGACCTGGGGCCGTGGCCGGCCGGTGTCAGCGTGCAGTTCAGTGTGGAAATCGTCGATATGGATCGCGGCTGCTACGCGAAGGCTATCCTCGACAACTGA
- a CDS encoding phosphoethanolamine transferase, translating into MLTIKAVRPEWVTLLASAFLLVGFNFILWQHLLTITAADGRGLLMCAAFGVMIFFAFNLVLTFVAFRPLLKPVLMLMFLISAGVAYFMAQYGVLIDVGMLRNFAETNATEVRDLLSLKLFAYLGLLGVLPSWLLFKTPIKYRSWSKELLSKLLVGVASAALIGVVALANYQGLSSLFRNHHELHLMIVPSNYIGASVGYLREQVVSAKQPFIKLGEDASRNPAWRTHTRKSLTVLVVGESARAENFGILGYNRDTTPTLNHEAGLIAFTDVHSCGTETAVSVPCMFSNMGRKNYDASKAKHEEGLLDVLQRAGLDVIWRDNQSGCKGTCDRVTLQDVSNLKDPTLCANSECRDEILLQGLQHFIDTLDKDTVLVLHQMGSHGPEYFKRYPKEYEHFTPVCESNALNNCSRESIVNGYDNTLVYTDHVLSTLIDLLRANQDKVDTAMLYLSDHGESLGEYNLFLHGTPYMLAPEQQKHVAMLAWFSDSYQKSFAVDTHCLQLSREKPLSQDNLFHSMLGLLEVNSNVYNRDLDLFAGCRSAVIDGVLARE; encoded by the coding sequence ATGCTGACCATTAAAGCCGTGCGCCCCGAGTGGGTGACGCTGCTCGCCAGTGCCTTTTTATTAGTTGGTTTCAACTTCATTCTCTGGCAGCACTTGTTGACGATCACGGCGGCTGACGGTCGGGGCCTGCTGATGTGCGCGGCCTTTGGCGTGATGATTTTCTTTGCATTCAACCTGGTACTGACGTTCGTGGCGTTCCGCCCGCTGCTCAAGCCCGTGCTGATGCTGATGTTCCTGATCAGCGCCGGCGTGGCCTATTTCATGGCCCAATACGGTGTATTGATCGACGTCGGCATGCTGCGCAACTTTGCCGAAACCAATGCCACCGAAGTTCGTGACTTGTTGTCCCTGAAGTTATTTGCCTATCTCGGCTTACTTGGCGTCTTACCTTCCTGGTTATTGTTCAAGACACCGATCAAGTACCGCAGCTGGTCCAAAGAGTTGTTAAGTAAGCTGTTGGTCGGTGTAGCCTCGGCTGCGCTGATTGGCGTGGTTGCCCTGGCGAATTACCAAGGGCTGTCTTCTCTGTTTCGCAACCATCACGAATTGCACCTGATGATCGTGCCAAGCAATTACATTGGTGCTTCGGTCGGTTACCTGCGCGAGCAGGTGGTGTCGGCCAAGCAACCGTTCATCAAGTTGGGCGAGGATGCCAGTCGCAATCCGGCCTGGCGGACCCACACCCGCAAGTCCCTGACGGTACTGGTCGTCGGGGAGAGTGCTCGCGCCGAGAACTTCGGCATCCTCGGCTATAACCGTGACACCACGCCGACGTTGAATCACGAGGCGGGCCTGATCGCTTTCACGGATGTGCATTCCTGCGGCACCGAAACCGCTGTGTCGGTACCGTGCATGTTTTCCAACATGGGCCGCAAGAACTACGACGCCAGCAAGGCCAAGCATGAAGAAGGCCTGCTGGATGTGCTCCAGCGCGCCGGCCTGGACGTGATCTGGCGGGACAACCAGTCTGGCTGCAAAGGCACCTGCGACCGGGTTACCCTGCAGGATGTGAGCAATCTCAAGGATCCGACCCTGTGCGCCAACAGTGAGTGCCGGGACGAGATCCTGCTTCAGGGGCTGCAGCATTTCATCGACACCCTGGACAAGGACACGGTGCTGGTCCTGCACCAGATGGGCAGCCACGGGCCTGAGTACTTCAAGCGTTATCCCAAGGAGTACGAACACTTCACGCCGGTATGCGAAAGCAATGCGCTGAACAATTGCAGCCGCGAAAGCATCGTCAACGGTTACGACAATACGCTGGTGTACACCGACCACGTTCTTTCGACCCTGATCGATCTGCTGCGGGCCAACCAGGACAAGGTCGATACGGCCATGCTCTACCTGTCGGACCATGGTGAGTCCCTGGGCGAATACAACCTGTTTCTCCATGGCACGCCCTACATGCTTGCCCCGGAGCAGCAGAAGCATGTGGCGATGCTCGCCTGGTTTTCCGACAGTTATCAAAAATCCTTCGCGGTGGACACCCATTGCCTGCAGTTGAGTCGGGAAAAGCCCTTGAGCCAGGACAACCTGTTTCACTCGATGCTCGGCTTGCTGGAGGTCAACAGCAATGTCTATAACCGGGACCTGGATCTGTTTGCCGGTTGTCGCAGCGCGGTGATTGACGGTGTGTTGGCGCGAGAGTAA
- a CDS encoding class I SAM-dependent methyltransferase: MSGLPPSTVELEFARHHDREHAQVCSRPAPRRLRLAFWRDEHMVRNALKVAGEPGLVLDVACGAGRFWPVLAEHANRVILAADPSPDMLEHALTHHGGALLKRVKTFPSSAFTIGLSENAVDCICCLQLFRHVSTSEHRLALLREFRRVSRDTVIVSVQIDGRFKLGHPPPHSLADKADVEAEFLQAGFNVLWHQDFLPGFALTRVYVLRKTS, translated from the coding sequence ATGTCCGGGCTACCCCCATCTACCGTCGAGCTTGAGTTCGCCAGGCATCACGACCGGGAGCATGCGCAAGTCTGCTCCCGGCCGGCCCCTCGACGGCTGCGCCTGGCGTTCTGGCGCGATGAGCATATGGTGCGCAACGCCCTGAAAGTGGCCGGTGAGCCGGGATTGGTGCTGGACGTGGCGTGTGGGGCTGGGCGGTTCTGGCCGGTGCTGGCCGAACATGCCAACCGGGTGATCCTGGCGGCGGACCCCTCGCCGGACATGCTCGAACACGCGCTCACCCACCATGGCGGCGCGTTGCTCAAGCGGGTCAAGACCTTTCCGAGTTCGGCGTTTACCATCGGTTTGTCGGAAAATGCGGTGGACTGTATTTGTTGCCTGCAATTGTTTCGCCACGTGAGTACCAGTGAGCATCGCCTGGCGCTGCTGCGCGAGTTTCGACGGGTCAGCCGCGACACGGTCATCGTGTCGGTTCAAATCGACGGACGTTTCAAACTCGGCCATCCACCGCCCCACAGCCTGGCGGACAAAGCCGATGTCGAGGCCGAGTTCCTCCAGGCCGGTTTCAACGTGCTATGGCACCAAGACTTCCTGCCTGGATTTGCGCTGACGCGGGTTTATGTCTTGCGTAAGACCAGTTAG
- the rnd gene encoding ribonuclease D codes for MAIDIHWIRDNDSLGRFCAEWQQLPFVALDTEFMRVDTFYPIAGLLQIGDGKRAYLIDPLTIDNWQPLSALLENPSVLKVLHACSEDLEVLLRLTRSLPAPLFDTQLAAAYLNLGFSMGYSRLVQDVLGIELPKGETRSDWLQRPLSETQISYAAEDAVHLAEVFVQLRPKLSDERFAWVLEDGAELVANLRREVDPNEVYRDAKLAWKLSRAQLAVLRELCAWREREARARDLPRNRIIREHSLWPLARTQPDNLGALAKIEDMHPRTVRQDGEFLLDLIKRAASVPPEQWPPAVAEPLPIEAAALVKRLRALGQAEAERLGIAPELMLRKKTLEALIKSGFPEGPYQLPDSLRGWRRELMGQALLDSLATAGEQP; via the coding sequence GTGGCCATCGATATTCACTGGATTCGCGACAACGATAGCCTCGGTCGGTTTTGCGCCGAATGGCAGCAGTTGCCCTTCGTCGCCCTCGACACTGAATTCATGCGGGTCGACACCTTTTATCCTATCGCCGGTTTGCTGCAGATCGGCGATGGCAAGCGTGCCTACCTGATCGACCCCTTGACCATCGACAACTGGCAGCCCCTGTCGGCATTGCTGGAAAACCCGTCCGTGCTCAAGGTGCTGCACGCCTGCAGCGAGGACCTTGAAGTCCTGTTGCGCCTGACCCGAAGCCTGCCCGCGCCGCTGTTCGATACACAACTGGCTGCCGCCTACCTGAACCTGGGTTTCTCCATGGGCTACTCGCGGCTGGTGCAGGACGTTCTGGGCATCGAATTGCCCAAGGGCGAGACCCGCTCCGACTGGTTGCAACGGCCGCTGTCCGAAACGCAGATCAGTTATGCCGCGGAAGATGCGGTGCACTTGGCTGAAGTCTTCGTACAACTGCGTCCCAAGCTTTCCGATGAGAGGTTCGCCTGGGTCCTGGAGGACGGCGCTGAGCTGGTCGCCAACCTGCGCCGCGAAGTCGACCCCAACGAGGTGTACCGCGACGCCAAGCTGGCCTGGAAACTGTCCCGCGCGCAACTGGCCGTGCTGCGTGAGCTCTGCGCCTGGCGCGAGCGGGAGGCGCGGGCCCGTGACTTGCCGCGCAACCGCATCATCCGCGAGCATTCGCTGTGGCCCCTGGCCCGTACCCAGCCGGATAACCTCGGTGCCCTGGCGAAAATCGAAGACATGCACCCGCGCACCGTGCGCCAGGACGGCGAGTTTCTGCTGGACCTGATCAAGCGCGCCGCCAGCGTGCCGCCCGAACAATGGCCGCCGGCCGTGGCCGAGCCGTTGCCCATCGAGGCCGCGGCGCTGGTCAAGCGTCTGCGGGCCCTGGGGCAGGCTGAAGCCGAACGCCTGGGCATTGCCCCGGAACTGATGCTGCGCAAGAAAACCCTCGAAGCTCTGATCAAGAGCGGCTTTCCCGAGGGGCCTTACCAATTGCCTGATTCGCTGCGTGGCTGGCGTCGCGAACTGATGGGCCAGGCGCTGCTCGACAGCCTGGCCACTGCCGGAGAACAGCCTTGA
- a CDS encoding YcgL domain-containing protein, with product MKRICSIYRSSKKNEMYLYVLKSDALARVPEPLMAAFGKATHAFDLVLSPERQLSREDINKVLENLDTQGYHLQMPPAEDEYIEHLPEELLRRNDPV from the coding sequence TTGAAACGTATTTGCTCCATTTATCGCAGCTCGAAGAAAAACGAAATGTACCTGTATGTGCTCAAGAGCGATGCCTTGGCGCGTGTGCCTGAGCCCTTGATGGCGGCCTTTGGCAAGGCGACCCATGCCTTCGACCTGGTTCTGAGCCCTGAGCGGCAGTTGTCCCGGGAGGACATCAACAAGGTGCTGGAAAATCTCGACACCCAGGGTTATCACCTGCAGATGCCACCGGCCGAAGATGAGTACATCGAGCATCTGCCTGAAGAGTTGCTGCGACGCAACGACCCGGTCTGA